Sequence from the Candidatus Cloacimonadota bacterium genome:
ATGGTTCTAATGGGAGATGGCACATACAGCGATGGATTATGGGATTTTGATCTCACTGAACATAGCTGGACAATCAATGAATGGTTTGCATTCCCAAATTTCCTGCGTTATTCAGGGTACAATTCTACCTACTATCTGGGTACGGAACAGGGACTCTACCATTCTGCCGATGCGGAAACCTGGAATAGGATTTGGGATTTGGGCGAGGGCGATTTTACAGAACTAACATGCTTTGAAGGTCATTTTGCCTGCCTCAAAGACAGTTTTGTGTACACATCGCATAACGCCGGAGAGAACTGGCAAAGCACTACTTCGCCCTTTTTTGAATCAATTCGCTATACCGATAATGGAGTTTTGTACGGCATAATGGCAAGAATGAGCGATTCAGACGGACTTTGGCGCTCTTGGGATTATGGCGAGAATTGGGAACTGGTATTTTACAGTTCCAACCTTAGCTGTATTGGCCCGAATTTTGGTAATAAGCTGCCTTTGGGCTGGTCTGATGGCGAAACAAATAACTGCACAGTATTTCTTTTGGATCATCATGATAATCTGATTGAGCTGGACCATCCTAATCTGTATGCTCCCAGTATTCAGATGGACATATTTCCCTTTGTGAATACACCGTCATTTTATGTGGTGAACGACAATGGATTGTTCTTTATTACGGGATTTCTTGAAGTCGAAGTAGATGACCTCGTTTCTGCCCCAGCACATCCCATGACTATATATCCCAATCCAGGAAAGGCAAATTTGAAGCTAAAGCTTGGCAAATGTGAGGCAGGAGAAAGCTTGAGACTATACGATATAAAAGGAAGAATGCTTTGTAGCATGAATATTGATAACTCACAAGCGGAGCAGATAGAATGGAATCTGAACCGTACCTTGAGCAATGCTCTGCCCGCTGGAATCTATTTTGTGCGTAGAGTTAATGCCTTGGGCAAAACTCTTGCCGTTAAAAGAGTGACATTGATTAACTAATAGAGAGTTTAAAAAGAGGAAATCTTAGATTTTCTGCCTGTGATGAATAATTGAGATATGTGGCAGAGCCCCATACTACAAGGGTGCTAGCTAGGCTCAGATAAAGCCCACCAAACTGAGATCCCGTGCATAAAAATATGCTATATATGGATGTTCAACAGTCTCATTTACTAATGCAGATTCGGTTTCTGCGCTGTTACAAATAACTCGCCATTATCTTCTTCATCATATTGAGCTTTACTGTGCAAGATGCTGAACCCTGCACTGGCAATCTCAACCTGAATGCTTTGTGCCGTACCCAAATAGCGGAGGGCAACTCCTTCCCTCAATAAGCAACGGCTTTCAGAATCAAATCCAAGCAAGATGTCACTATCCG
This genomic interval carries:
- a CDS encoding T9SS type A sorting domain-containing protein; amino-acid sequence: MKAMLIALISLMILPIFALDCLPYGPNADQITAVHLAGWPECYGVIEDAQKMLVIFESGLYQEYSFSGGGLSIKSILLKDENTLMVLMGDGTYSDGLWDFDLTEHSWTINEWFAFPNFLRYSGYNSTYYLGTEQGLYHSADAETWNRIWDLGEGDFTELTCFEGHFACLKDSFVYTSHNAGENWQSTTSPFFESIRYTDNGVLYGIMARMSDSDGLWRSWDYGENWELVFYSSNLSCIGPNFGNKLPLGWSDGETNNCTVFLLDHHDNLIELDHPNLYAPSIQMDIFPFVNTPSFYVVNDNGLFFITGFLEVEVDDLVSAPAHPMTIYPNPGKANLKLKLGKCEAGESLRLYDIKGRMLCSMNIDNSQAEQIEWNLNRTLSNALPAGIYFVRRVNALGKTLAVKRVTLIN